The following are encoded in a window of Bdellovibrionales bacterium genomic DNA:
- a CDS encoding alkaline phosphatase D family protein, whose amino-acid sequence MAHKKDPQLARRQFLQGLAAAPLMLTFGAASAQETDPSLQKARRVPMLQGWTDETESLIVVLGAAGWSFKSLSGSRIQVNVVKTQNISNTNYVLYRLQVTGLSTIAYSPIGVYDANGVLLDTRSLKGIDLQMSSPRIAVASCANYRKLDLQEAMYNQVQQQSPDMIFFIGDIVYSNSRVSSVIGTPEDPSTALERYVQTWNTVNMYQLEPLIPTIAVWDDHDYGTNNGGANHPYKAVMKEMFRSFYPLPDQHSRLSLGPGTAFRLRAFGMDSYFMDGRSFFEKKKTQWGDAQEAWFNQDFNSSNLPVWLLNGIQFFRYFFTVESLQKSAEPSLLRLQTMLRSRKKPVALFSGDVHCSQVQEIPESFFGFKTYEITSSGIHSSSAGRAMHRKDDANQLFYYGDENFLIVQPTLQNATMDLEISCATAGGTAPVVNRPLRIAV is encoded by the coding sequence ATGGCTCACAAAAAAGATCCCCAACTGGCGCGACGCCAGTTTCTCCAAGGTTTGGCTGCTGCACCACTGATGCTCACCTTCGGCGCGGCGTCCGCTCAAGAAACAGATCCCTCGCTTCAAAAAGCTCGCAGGGTTCCGATGTTGCAAGGGTGGACTGATGAAACGGAAAGTCTGATTGTTGTCTTAGGTGCCGCGGGATGGTCTTTTAAATCTCTTTCCGGGAGCCGCATTCAAGTCAACGTCGTCAAAACTCAGAATATCAGCAATACAAATTACGTCTTATACCGTCTGCAGGTCACGGGCCTTTCCACGATCGCCTATAGCCCCATCGGCGTCTATGATGCAAACGGAGTCCTCCTCGATACACGCAGCCTAAAGGGGATTGATCTTCAAATGTCGTCGCCACGGATTGCGGTCGCTTCCTGTGCAAATTATCGCAAGCTCGATTTGCAAGAGGCGATGTACAACCAAGTTCAACAGCAGTCGCCGGATATGATTTTCTTTATCGGTGACATCGTTTACAGCAATTCCCGAGTCAGCTCTGTGATCGGGACACCCGAAGACCCAAGCACGGCCCTCGAGCGCTATGTGCAAACATGGAATACCGTAAACATGTACCAGCTCGAGCCATTGATCCCGACGATTGCAGTTTGGGACGACCATGATTATGGAACCAACAATGGTGGAGCCAATCATCCTTACAAAGCAGTGATGAAAGAAATGTTCCGTTCTTTCTATCCGCTCCCGGATCAGCATAGCCGCCTTTCGCTCGGCCCAGGGACCGCCTTTCGCTTGAGAGCTTTCGGCATGGACTCTTATTTCATGGATGGGCGCTCGTTCTTTGAAAAAAAGAAAACTCAATGGGGAGATGCTCAAGAAGCTTGGTTTAATCAAGATTTTAACTCCAGTAACCTTCCGGTTTGGCTTTTAAACGGCATTCAGTTCTTCCGCTATTTCTTCACTGTGGAATCTCTGCAAAAAAGCGCCGAACCAAGTTTATTGAGACTGCAAACGATGTTGCGCAGCCGGAAAAAACCGGTGGCCCTATTCTCCGGCGACGTTCACTGCTCGCAGGTGCAAGAGATTCCGGAGTCTTTCTTTGGCTTTAAAACCTATGAAATCACTTCCAGTGGTATTCATAGCAGCTCTGCCGGCCGGGCCATGCATCGCAAGGACGACGCCAACCAGCTTTTTTACTACGGAGATGAAAATTTCTTAATCGTTCAGCCGACTCTGCAGAACGCAACTATGGATCTAGAGATCAGTTGCGCAACCGCGGGTGGGACTGCTCCTGTGGTAAATCGACCGCTTCGAATCGCCGTATAG
- a CDS encoding zinc-dependent metalloprotease encodes MKSLMGISVVAMTLAVALTACTKTEKEIVYQYPPKDVLESFSTATCAKKNCVKIAKSSLNKTFLLMISGKSIDTTPQWMDLKPSVVIFQQSGAQVGLFAVSTEAIYGNEDAKNLIQSFDVIADDADSVTFDWGAGITSLRTQGTFDTEIDMGDDDGTNGSSLQILNSFVKSVSISKDLIEVSQISKILQTKLISKKDNPFDPKDEGKPKIDVTESTLNINVQFYPYSKNPNFTPKAADKSRTVGFFVTKIATPEVADEKQIFITKWDFSAPKGPVRFLVSANTPKEYLESVREGLLYWNKVFGFEAVRVETGVDDSSVPPLHAVMVRWIPWEDAGFAYAQAQNDPLTGEMLRGQLFLTPAFAHTKGYVKKLTPVINPLVACDLTKSYNKGDFLPSNPDELRIAQDDVRSVVAHEAGHALGLRHNFAASASVSLTQKGVLKAVSDYLHDANNDSVMTGTTVMDYLKGTEDILLGKYIKNHPLPYDQMAMKWAYSQGVDGLNPAVSKYCSDEDLIISQGRDNVTIFDCQQGDATGSTLTSLINNHLRNRQSMLQTKYDAILASLFPEDQEVYTGNLDIILNENHTELGLKDLKAYLEMQKNHAGFVSLDKWKNVIQRGLKSDADPALDQMLKDDLAEVGTFADAKNLLTPVSSSWTTTDLQMVLDSIAKGQGTIKGRTYQLTADQQARLNQYFKDEAAYVETELQKQLNDLFVGL; translated from the coding sequence ATGAAAAGTCTCATGGGAATTTCGGTCGTAGCAATGACATTGGCAGTAGCTCTTACTGCATGCACGAAAACCGAAAAAGAAATCGTTTACCAATATCCGCCAAAAGATGTTCTCGAGTCTTTCTCAACTGCAACGTGTGCAAAAAAGAACTGCGTGAAAATCGCAAAGTCTTCTTTGAACAAAACGTTTTTGTTGATGATCTCCGGTAAGTCAATCGACACAACACCTCAATGGATGGACTTGAAACCTTCTGTTGTGATCTTCCAGCAGTCAGGCGCGCAGGTCGGCCTCTTCGCAGTTTCAACCGAAGCTATCTACGGCAACGAGGATGCAAAGAACTTGATCCAAAGTTTCGATGTCATCGCCGACGACGCGGACTCCGTTACTTTCGATTGGGGTGCCGGTATTACAAGTCTTCGAACCCAAGGTACTTTTGATACTGAGATCGATATGGGTGATGACGACGGCACCAACGGTTCGTCTTTGCAGATTTTGAACTCTTTTGTGAAGAGTGTCAGTATTTCAAAAGATCTCATCGAAGTTAGTCAGATCTCCAAGATCCTTCAGACAAAGCTCATTTCAAAGAAAGACAATCCTTTTGATCCTAAAGACGAAGGAAAGCCAAAGATCGACGTGACGGAAAGCACATTGAACATCAATGTTCAATTCTATCCTTACTCGAAAAATCCGAACTTCACACCAAAAGCAGCCGACAAGTCCCGTACCGTTGGCTTCTTCGTAACGAAGATCGCGACTCCTGAAGTTGCAGATGAAAAACAGATCTTCATCACGAAGTGGGACTTCAGTGCGCCAAAAGGCCCTGTGCGCTTTTTGGTTTCTGCAAATACGCCAAAAGAATATCTCGAGTCTGTTCGTGAGGGCTTGCTCTACTGGAACAAAGTTTTCGGCTTCGAGGCCGTTCGTGTAGAGACGGGCGTGGATGACTCTTCAGTGCCGCCATTGCACGCCGTCATGGTTCGGTGGATTCCATGGGAAGACGCGGGCTTTGCATACGCGCAGGCGCAGAACGATCCACTCACGGGTGAAATGCTCCGCGGTCAGCTGTTCCTGACTCCGGCCTTCGCGCACACAAAAGGTTATGTGAAAAAGCTCACTCCAGTGATCAACCCTCTGGTGGCGTGTGATTTGACGAAGTCCTACAACAAAGGCGATTTCCTTCCGAGCAACCCGGATGAGCTCCGCATTGCTCAAGACGATGTTCGCTCTGTTGTTGCTCACGAAGCGGGGCATGCACTTGGTTTGCGCCACAATTTCGCGGCCTCTGCGAGCGTATCGCTTACACAAAAAGGTGTGTTGAAGGCCGTCAGTGATTACCTCCATGACGCTAATAACGACAGCGTTATGACTGGCACGACAGTTATGGATTACCTCAAAGGCACGGAAGACATCCTTTTGGGTAAATATATCAAAAACCACCCACTTCCTTATGACCAGATGGCTATGAAGTGGGCCTACTCCCAAGGGGTCGACGGTTTGAACCCTGCAGTTTCAAAATACTGCAGCGACGAGGACTTGATCATTTCTCAAGGTCGCGACAACGTGACCATCTTCGATTGCCAGCAAGGTGATGCGACTGGCAGCACGCTGACATCCCTTATCAATAATCACCTACGTAATCGTCAGAGTATGTTGCAGACGAAGTATGATGCGATCCTTGCGTCGCTCTTCCCTGAAGATCAAGAGGTCTACACCGGCAACCTCGATATCATCCTGAACGAAAACCACACGGAATTGGGGCTCAAAGATCTCAAGGCCTATCTTGAAATGCAAAAGAACCATGCGGGTTTTGTCAGTCTCGATAAGTGGAAGAATGTCATTCAACGCGGTTTGAAATCAGACGCGGATCCCGCGTTGGATCAGATGCTGAAAGACGATCTTGCGGAAGTCGGCACGTTCGCTGATGCGAAGAACTTGCTAACGCCAGTGAGCTCTTCCTGGACAACGACAGACCTGCAAATGGTTTTGGATTCCATTGCAAAAGGACAAGGCACTATCAAGGGCCGTACCTACCAGCTGACAGCCGATCAACAGGCGCGTTTGAATCAGTATTTCAAAGACGAAGCCGCATATGTTGAAACGGAACTGCAAAAACAGTTGAATGACCTCTTTGTAGGCCTCTAG
- the arfB gene encoding aminoacyl-tRNA hydrolase, with amino-acid sequence MKNELYQEISFEFTRSRGAGGQHVNRTESAVILRWNLLETRAFSPIEKDRLIYKLSSQLTKEGELLIRAEVHRDQDSNRKEAVRKFEEILEKALFVPKKRIKTKPTKSSQRKRLDSKKKDSQKKRMRSEKW; translated from the coding sequence ATGAAGAATGAGCTCTATCAAGAAATCAGCTTTGAGTTCACCCGCAGCCGTGGCGCCGGGGGCCAGCATGTGAATCGCACAGAATCCGCCGTGATTCTGCGCTGGAACCTCCTCGAAACCCGCGCCTTTTCTCCAATAGAAAAAGATCGTTTGATCTATAAACTCAGCTCCCAGCTCACCAAAGAGGGAGAGCTCTTGATTCGCGCCGAAGTTCATCGCGATCAAGACAGCAATCGCAAAGAAGCCGTTCGTAAATTCGAAGAGATTCTCGAAAAAGCACTCTTTGTGCCTAAAAAACGCATCAAAACCAAACCGACGAAGTCCTCTCAGCGCAAGCGCTTGGATTCGAAGAAAAAAGACTCGCAGAAAAAACGTATGCGCAGTGAGAAATGGTAG
- a CDS encoding enoyl-CoA hydratase/isomerase family protein, with protein MDSFYSQTYPHIKLQRRDHQLWITLNNPEQSNAITLEMVDSFCKVLKYADFDPSIRVIIVTGEGKNFCSGGDVKAMQEKNGMFRGESNELRMRYMHGIQQIPKTIEDLSTPMIAMVNGAAIGAGCDLAMMCDLRIGTSTTKFGETFTKIGLIPGDGGTFFVQRVVGYSKAMEMTLTGDIYEGQKAKDFGLMNFLVEESQLIAETEKLATKIANNAPVAQQMAKKAMKISYLHDLQTSLDLLASFQGITQRTQDHFEALEAVKAKRTPEFKGK; from the coding sequence ATGGATTCTTTCTATTCGCAAACTTATCCACACATCAAACTTCAACGCCGTGATCATCAGCTTTGGATTACGCTGAACAATCCCGAGCAAAGCAATGCGATCACTCTTGAGATGGTCGACTCTTTCTGCAAAGTTTTGAAGTACGCCGACTTCGATCCAAGCATCCGCGTGATTATCGTTACTGGCGAAGGAAAAAACTTCTGCTCCGGCGGCGATGTGAAGGCGATGCAGGAAAAAAACGGCATGTTCCGGGGTGAAAGCAATGAACTTCGTATGCGCTACATGCACGGCATTCAGCAAATCCCCAAAACGATCGAAGATCTTTCAACGCCGATGATCGCGATGGTCAATGGTGCTGCGATCGGTGCTGGCTGCGACCTTGCAATGATGTGCGATCTCCGCATCGGCACAAGCACCACAAAATTTGGCGAGACCTTTACAAAAATCGGACTTATCCCTGGTGACGGCGGCACCTTTTTCGTTCAACGCGTAGTGGGTTACTCCAAGGCGATGGAAATGACTTTGACCGGAGATATTTACGAAGGGCAAAAAGCCAAAGACTTCGGCCTGATGAATTTTCTCGTGGAAGAATCGCAGCTCATAGCTGAAACCGAAAAGCTCGCGACGAAAATCGCCAACAACGCGCCGGTGGCTCAGCAAATGGCAAAAAAAGCGATGAAGATCTCCTATCTGCATGACTTGCAAACTTCTCTAGATTTGCTCGCATCCTTCCAGGGAATCACACAGCGGACTCAGGATCATTTCGAGGCGCTCGAGGCCGTCAAAGCCAAGCGCACTCCGGAATTTAAAGGAAAGTAA
- the pyrF gene encoding orotidine-5'-phosphate decarboxylase: MKNPIIVALDVDSREQALKLADQLADVVGGFKVGPRLCLRYGQDLVKEIAARGPVFVDNKHFDIPSTMEAAVRASFEAGATLVTVHALAGKEALTKMAAVEKELNQQRPFKILAVTILTSWDQNSMPSNLKQQPISQHVTDLASLVLESGMTGLVCSPHELDLLQNKGLYLVTPGIRFSMDSLGDQKRVMGPAEAIHAGASALVVGRPIIEAKNPLETATDYVMALYEKK, encoded by the coding sequence ATGAAAAATCCGATCATCGTAGCCCTTGACGTCGACAGTCGCGAGCAAGCCCTCAAGCTTGCAGATCAGCTCGCCGATGTGGTCGGAGGATTCAAAGTCGGCCCAAGATTATGTCTTCGCTACGGCCAAGATCTGGTTAAAGAAATCGCCGCGCGTGGCCCGGTCTTCGTCGACAACAAGCACTTCGATATTCCCTCGACCATGGAGGCAGCTGTTCGTGCAAGCTTCGAAGCCGGCGCAACCCTCGTCACAGTCCATGCTCTCGCTGGAAAAGAGGCCCTCACCAAGATGGCGGCCGTCGAAAAAGAGCTCAATCAGCAGCGTCCTTTTAAAATTCTCGCAGTGACGATTCTGACTTCGTGGGATCAAAACTCCATGCCTTCGAATCTCAAACAACAACCGATTTCCCAGCACGTGACCGATCTGGCGAGCTTGGTTCTTGAATCGGGTATGACGGGCCTTGTGTGCTCTCCGCACGAGCTAGATCTTTTACAAAATAAGGGCCTGTACCTTGTAACTCCTGGAATTCGTTTTAGTATGGACTCCCTTGGAGATCAGAAGCGCGTGATGGGCCCGGCAGAAGCCATCCACGCAGGAGCCTCGGCTCTTGTCGTCGGACGCCCTATCATCGAGGCAAAAAATCCCCTTGAAACAGCGACAGACTACGTGATGGCACTCTATGAGAAAAAATAA
- the rlmB gene encoding 23S rRNA (guanosine(2251)-2'-O)-methyltransferase RlmB: protein MRKNNSGKFSGNKSQNQSRPQQGGRPQQGSRPQQGQRPQGGMGRGKEPEIPKDWRPVIGTHAINEALNVRPQMAKIMWLRQGWESSGELREIQELALKAKVKIEIKPESVIDRFGSSHQGAVVFMNGAPTLDMEGLENFEKSIMLILDGIEDPHNLGAILRTSWLIGVQGVLVPEDRAVGLTPTVHKVACGGAEHVPVEETTNFAKYAEDFKKMGYWIYGLSPRGKKSIFDLQLPEKVVWAIGSEDKGMRVTTERLCDELVYIPQSSAAASYNASVATAMALTETLRQHQSATSRKK from the coding sequence ATGAGAAAAAATAATTCAGGTAAATTCAGTGGCAATAAATCTCAAAACCAATCGCGCCCGCAACAAGGCGGCCGTCCACAGCAGGGCTCTCGCCCTCAGCAAGGACAGCGTCCTCAAGGCGGCATGGGTCGAGGCAAAGAGCCCGAGATTCCGAAAGACTGGCGTCCTGTCATCGGCACTCACGCCATCAATGAAGCTCTGAATGTGCGCCCGCAAATGGCAAAAATCATGTGGCTCCGTCAGGGCTGGGAGTCCTCGGGCGAACTTCGCGAGATTCAAGAGCTCGCTTTGAAGGCGAAAGTGAAAATCGAAATCAAACCTGAGAGTGTGATCGACCGTTTTGGCTCATCCCATCAGGGCGCCGTGGTATTTATGAATGGCGCGCCGACACTCGACATGGAAGGCCTCGAAAACTTCGAAAAATCCATCATGCTGATCCTCGACGGGATCGAAGATCCGCACAATCTCGGTGCGATTCTCAGAACCTCTTGGTTGATCGGTGTTCAGGGTGTTTTAGTGCCTGAAGATCGGGCAGTGGGCCTCACTCCGACAGTTCACAAAGTGGCTTGCGGAGGCGCAGAACACGTGCCTGTTGAAGAGACCACAAATTTCGCTAAGTACGCAGAAGACTTTAAGAAAATGGGATACTGGATCTATGGTCTTAGCCCTCGTGGAAAGAAGTCGATCTTCGATCTCCAGCTGCCTGAGAAAGTCGTATGGGCGATTGGCTCTGAGGACAAGGGAATGAGAGTCACCACAGAGAGACTTTGTGATGAATTAGTGTACATTCCGCAGTCTTCTGCAGCGGCGAGTTACAACGCCTCTGTTGCGACGGCTATGGCTCTCACAGAG